The genome window AAGGACACTTGAAAGTTTTGGTGCCATTCTTTGACATCTTATTGATTGACTGCTTGCATAGCACATGGCTACAAGGCATCAACATTGGTGGGTTGTCATCAGTCGATTGTTCCTTAGATACTGGGCATACAAAGATGGAATGGAACTGGAACTCCCGATCCAGCTCCACCGGGACAGGCAGCTGCTTCATTGTCTGCCATTCCTGTTTCTTGCCCGACATGACGGTCAAAAACTTCAGAAGAGGTGGCAACCCCTGAACCCCAGCTGCAATTGTTACGCTCAATGGGCTGTCAGAAGACTGCCCCAAAAGATTGCAGAACTGCCTCATTAGCTCCTCGGCAACCATGTTCCAATTTCCTGACGACAGTAACTCAGGATATGGGCAGGTATCAAGCTTACCAGCCCACAGAAGACAAGCCATGAGCTTCTGGATTTCGGCCATATGATTGGGAGCAAAAGGAGCTATGTGAGTTCTGAGATAGTGGAGAGCTTCGCTTCTGCTTTGCTTTTGTAATATTTCTACAAACTGCAAGTGGTGAAGTTTCAGTTGAAGGTCTGACTTGTTTTCTCGCAGCTTATCTGAGTTGGTGGCAGCCCACTTTAGTGCAGGCTCCAGGTTCTTACTCTTTATGGCTTCAAGTATCTGGTACATTTCTGAGAAAAGGCATCTCATAGCAGCAGCACTTTCTGGTTCTCCAGTCTCACTTATAAAGCAGTCTCCAATCTCAAATAACCCCTGCCGGTAGAAATGGCTGGCAATAATTTCATTAACAACATGGGTGTCGAATTCAACATTTCTGTAAGCCTTTGATATATCAGAGTTGAAGGATTTCTCAAGCTGCTTTGGATACTTGCTCAGTGCTATGTTCAGTTCCTTCTGTGGGCCTTCCAGTTGACTAAGTGGGGCAATTTCTTGCAACTTTCTCTTAAGCTCAGCAAGCACAGATTTAGGATCAAGTGAAGAGTCTGACTGTATTGCTCCTatttccttttcaatttcttctatGATCTGGTCAATCACTTCTTGGGTTTTAGAAATGGACAACTTTTGCTTCTTTGTGACACGATCAAATGCATCCATAATGGGATTCAAATCCATTTTCAATTCAGTTCACAGTATCAGTAGTTACAAGAAAGCAACTCGGCAAGCACCTGCAAATGGAATAGCAACAGGAACTAACCTTAAATTTTAGTAAGGCTATAAAACTTTCTTCACCCTAGGCAACAAGCAAATGACCtttctttaaaatatttttgagacATAAGAGGAGTTTATAGAAAGGAAGCCAGGAAGTGCCGCCTAAATACTCAAAATAACTTCACAATCAACtgaacaaattaaacaaaaagaacaagTACCTAACAATCATAACCGTAAAGAAAAGCAtgtaagaacaagaacaaactaCTGTATCAATGCATTTTGTTATCGGATCAACTCAGTTTACTGTCCTGGAATCAGTATTATTCAAACACAAATATACCAAAAAATTAAACCAATCAttcatttttgtgcatatgAAATTTACATTCTTACTctaagaagaacaaaaggatgTTTAAGGCATCATATTTTAGAAAACTTTACAAAATTATAACAATAACAGGATCAACTTCATCTTCATAAAAGCCTCAATCCAAATATTTGAGATTCACTATATTAATCTTCGATAAAAACTATTAGAAGTTCATTACTTGAATTCTCTTCCACTATTCAATTCAGTGTCATATTACCCTCCCATCAATCCTTTACCATCCATATCCccttaattatttttaacaacatttttttcacacacacacaatagtCTCTACTTGTACATTATCAGACTTGTTAATTTGTCATGCTGAAATTAACAGAATCATCCAAATAGGAAAATTTTTGCAACAGTATAAACTCATTTTTTGCAATAACTGATAGATATGGTTGGTAAACACATAATTCAACAGCAAGAGGTTGTATACAGCATCAAGAACCTAAAATCCCAATATCATTTCAAAGATAAAAATCTAGTAGCTCCAGAGGGCAGAGCTA of Tripterygium wilfordii isolate XIE 37 chromosome 13, ASM1340144v1, whole genome shotgun sequence contains these proteins:
- the LOC120013303 gene encoding protein RMD5 homolog, which gives rise to MDLNPIMDAFDRVTKKQKLSISKTQEVIDQIIEEIEKEIGAIQSDSSLDPKSVLAELKRKLQEIAPLSQLEGPQKELNIALSKYPKQLEKSFNSDISKAYRNVEFDTHVVNEIIASHFYRQGLFEIGDCFISETGEPESAAAMRCLFSEMYQILEAIKSKNLEPALKWAATNSDKLRENKSDLQLKLHHLQFVEILQKQSRSEALHYLRTHIAPFAPNHMAEIQKLMACLLWAGKLDTCPYPELLSSGNWNMVAEELMRQFCNLLGQSSDSPLSVTIAAGVQGLPPLLKFLTVMSGKKQEWQTMKQLPVPVELDREFQFHSIFVCPVSKEQSTDDNPPMLMPCSHVLCKQSINKMSKNGTKTFKCPYCPSDIDATQCRPVFF